In the genome of Rhodobium gokarnense, one region contains:
- a CDS encoding HvfC/BufC N-terminal domain-containing protein codes for MTVSTLAELQDRFQTALLTGDDAVLADIVDSPRENRDILFGVYRNAYLMRLIEILENDYEMLSAYSGEVGFRALARAYALTNPSRQSNARFFGEKLPRFLAETQPWSDTPAVPELAAIECALNDAFDDASAAPMTIGDLAAVPPDDWGALALRPQPFVHRLDLSSNALDIWTALRDGKTPPAPRDLDRTVHLLVYRHDLTSRLRPMDPDEAMMWDQMAKGLSFGVLCEMMATFWDAETAPVRAAGHLQAWITDGLLVQDAA; via the coding sequence ATGACCGTATCGACCCTCGCCGAACTGCAGGACCGTTTCCAGACGGCCCTCCTGACGGGCGACGACGCGGTCCTGGCCGACATCGTCGACTCGCCGCGGGAGAACCGGGACATCCTTTTTGGCGTCTACAGAAACGCGTATCTGATGCGGCTGATCGAGATCCTGGAAAACGACTACGAGATGCTGAGCGCCTATTCCGGCGAGGTCGGGTTCCGGGCGCTCGCGCGGGCCTATGCGCTGACCAATCCGTCGCGGCAGTCGAACGCGCGGTTCTTCGGCGAGAAACTGCCGCGATTCCTGGCCGAGACCCAGCCCTGGTCGGACACGCCGGCGGTGCCGGAACTCGCCGCCATCGAATGCGCCCTCAACGATGCCTTCGACGATGCGAGCGCGGCGCCGATGACCATCGGCGACCTCGCCGCCGTGCCGCCGGACGACTGGGGCGCCCTCGCCCTTCGCCCGCAGCCCTTCGTGCACAGGCTCGACCTTTCCTCCAACGCCCTCGACATCTGGACGGCGCTGCGCGACGGCAAGACGCCGCCGGCGCCCCGGGACCTGGACCGCACCGTGCACCTCCTCGTCTACCGCCACGACCTCACGTCACGGCTGAGGCCGATGGACCCGGACGAGGCGATGATGTGGGACCAGATGGCCAAGGGCCTTTCCTTCGGCGTGCTCTGCGAGATGATGGCGACCTTCTGGGATGCCGAGACGGCGCCGGTGCGTGCCGCCGGCCACCTGCAGGCCTGGATTACCGACGGCCTTCTGGTGCAGGACGCCGCATAG
- the bufB gene encoding MNIO family bufferin maturase, which translates to MSPSSPGTGTGAGIAPADERPPYLGFGLGLRPDHYGAILDGDPPVDWFEIISENYMVAGGRPLANLDRVRERFPLVMHGVSMSIASTQPLDMDYLASLKRLAKRVEPQWISDHLCWTGVHGINLHDLLPFPYTEEALDHVVERVCRVQDFLGRRLTLENVSSYVSFASSQMPEWEFISELARRADCWLLLDINNIYVSAFNHGFDAHDFLAGIPVDRVVQFHLAGHSHETTYIIDTHDHAVPDDVWSLYAAALKRFGPVSAMIERDADIPPLDEMLSELDIARRVYAETLGQPVEAAE; encoded by the coding sequence ATGTCGCCCTCTTCCCCAGGCACAGGAACAGGCGCGGGCATCGCCCCCGCCGACGAGCGTCCCCCCTATCTCGGTTTCGGCCTCGGCCTCAGGCCCGACCACTACGGCGCCATCCTCGACGGCGATCCGCCCGTCGACTGGTTCGAGATAATCTCAGAAAACTACATGGTCGCCGGCGGCCGCCCGCTCGCCAACCTGGACCGGGTGCGCGAGCGCTTTCCCCTCGTCATGCACGGAGTCTCCATGTCGATCGCTTCCACCCAGCCGCTCGACATGGACTATCTGGCTTCGCTGAAGCGCCTTGCGAAGCGCGTCGAGCCGCAATGGATTTCCGATCACCTGTGCTGGACCGGCGTCCACGGCATCAACCTGCACGACCTCCTGCCCTTCCCCTATACCGAGGAAGCGCTCGACCATGTGGTGGAGCGCGTCTGCCGGGTGCAGGATTTTCTCGGCCGTCGCCTGACCCTTGAAAACGTCTCCAGCTACGTCTCCTTCGCCTCGTCGCAGATGCCGGAATGGGAGTTCATTTCCGAGCTTGCCCGCCGCGCCGACTGCTGGCTGCTGCTCGACATCAACAACATCTATGTCAGCGCCTTCAACCACGGCTTCGACGCCCACGATTTCCTTGCCGGCATCCCCGTCGACCGGGTCGTGCAGTTCCATCTCGCCGGCCACAGCCACGAGACCACCTACATCATCGATACCCACGACCACGCCGTCCCCGACGACGTCTGGTCGCTCTATGCCGCCGCCCTGAAGCGCTTCGGCCCGGTCTCGGCAATGATCGAGCGCGACGCGGATATTCCCCCGCTTGACGAGATGCTTTCGGAACTGGACATCGCCCGGCGCGTTTATGCCGAAACGCTTGGTCAACCCGTGGAGGCAGCCGAATGA
- the bufA2 gene encoding BufA2 family periplasmic bufferin-type metallophore, with the protein MKLASKSGAAVAAAAAALLLSGAAGITTASAADSQVKCFGVNSCKGHSACKTASSSCKGLNACKGQGFLMESKAECEAKGGKLEDPNA; encoded by the coding sequence ATGAAACTCGCTTCCAAGTCCGGTGCCGCCGTTGCCGCCGCCGCTGCCGCCCTGCTGCTGTCCGGCGCCGCCGGCATCACCACCGCCTCCGCCGCCGACAGCCAGGTCAAGTGCTTCGGCGTCAACTCCTGCAAAGGCCACAGCGCCTGCAAGACCGCCAGCTCTTCCTGCAAGGGCCTGAACGCCTGCAAGGGCCAGGGCTTCCTCATGGAATCCAAGGCCGAATGCGAGGCCAAGGGCGGCAAGCTGGAAGACCCGAACGCCTAA
- a CDS encoding rhodanese-like domain-containing protein, translated as MALTAISPEEASKLRYKNAVIIDVREPAELVRERIPDSRAVPLSQIASADLKLGPKERPIFVCHSGARTNARSGQLAARIKGQGYALTGGMVAWKRAGLPVITPDDAASKRARLVLNVLNAVTLGGLALAAYGFVTQGPTVGVIGAGLAITALFGRGPAISAVLGKDGIS; from the coding sequence ATGGCCCTTACCGCGATCTCGCCCGAGGAAGCGTCCAAGCTGCGCTACAAGAACGCTGTCATCATCGACGTGCGCGAGCCGGCCGAGCTGGTGCGCGAGCGGATTCCCGATTCCCGCGCCGTGCCGCTGTCGCAGATCGCCTCGGCCGACCTGAAGCTCGGTCCCAAGGAACGGCCGATCTTCGTCTGCCATTCCGGCGCCCGCACCAACGCAAGGTCCGGCCAGCTCGCCGCCAGGATCAAGGGCCAGGGCTATGCGCTGACTGGCGGCATGGTCGCCTGGAAGCGCGCCGGCCTGCCGGTGATCACCCCGGACGATGCGGCATCGAAGCGCGCGAGACTCGTCCTCAACGTCCTCAACGCCGTCACATTGGGCGGTCTTGCCCTTGCCGCATACGGTTTCGTCACGCAAGGACCGACCGTCGGCGTGATCGGTGCGGGCCTTGCGATCACGGCTTTGTTTGGTCGCGGACCGGCGATATCCGCGGTTTTGGGCAAGGACGGCATTTCCTAG
- a CDS encoding L-serine ammonia-lyase, with product MFLSVFELFKIGIGPSSSHTVGPMVAARRFIDGLRRLDGAPAHVTATLHGSLAFTGKGHGTDRAVVLGLLGEQPETIDPDRVDEMIYDTKAAKRLTPEGLAPIAFDPDADIVFDYGPPLPGHANGMVFRAFDAAGATLAEEVFYSVGGGFVVTAAELDAVADDDSPLTSVVAAPYPFASAREMLEMGEKSGLSIADMKRANELVAHKVENLDAGLDAIWDAMNGSMERGLAVGGRLPGGLNVARRAREIHQKLTSERGRNDPFQHTVMDWLSVYAMAVNEENAAGGKVVTAPTNGAAGIIPAVIRYYVDHCPHGCREGVRTFLLTAAAIGGIIKHNASISGAEVGCQGEVGSASAMAAAGLASVLGGTNAQIENAAEIALEHHLGMTCDPIGGLVQVPCIERNGLGAVKAVTAASLSLRGDGTHFVQLDECIETMRQTGLDMNEKYKETATGGLASNVIEC from the coding sequence GTGTTCCTTTCGGTTTTCGAGCTCTTCAAGATCGGCATCGGGCCGTCGTCGTCACATACGGTGGGGCCGATGGTGGCGGCGCGGCGCTTCATCGACGGCCTGCGCCGCCTGGACGGCGCGCCGGCCCACGTCACGGCGACGTTGCACGGCTCGCTCGCCTTCACCGGCAAGGGCCACGGTACCGACCGGGCGGTTGTCCTCGGCCTTTTGGGCGAGCAGCCGGAAACGATCGATCCGGACCGGGTCGACGAGATGATCTACGACACCAAGGCGGCAAAGCGCCTGACGCCGGAGGGCCTGGCGCCCATCGCCTTCGATCCCGACGCCGACATCGTCTTCGACTACGGGCCGCCGCTTCCCGGCCACGCCAACGGCATGGTGTTCCGCGCGTTCGATGCGGCCGGCGCGACGCTCGCCGAAGAGGTGTTCTATTCGGTCGGCGGCGGCTTCGTGGTGACGGCGGCTGAACTCGATGCGGTGGCCGACGACGACTCGCCGCTGACCAGCGTCGTTGCGGCGCCCTATCCCTTCGCCTCGGCGCGCGAGATGCTGGAGATGGGCGAGAAATCGGGCCTTTCCATCGCCGACATGAAGCGGGCGAACGAGCTCGTCGCCCACAAGGTGGAGAATCTCGACGCCGGGCTCGATGCCATCTGGGACGCCATGAACGGCTCGATGGAGCGCGGCCTTGCCGTCGGCGGCCGGCTGCCGGGCGGGCTGAACGTCGCCCGCCGGGCCCGCGAAATCCATCAGAAGCTGACATCAGAGCGCGGCCGCAACGATCCGTTCCAGCACACGGTGATGGACTGGCTCTCGGTCTATGCGATGGCCGTCAACGAGGAGAATGCGGCCGGCGGCAAGGTGGTGACGGCGCCGACCAACGGGGCGGCCGGGATCATCCCCGCCGTCATCCGCTACTATGTCGACCATTGCCCGCATGGCTGCCGGGAGGGGGTTCGGACCTTCCTGCTGACGGCGGCGGCGATCGGCGGCATCATCAAGCACAATGCGTCGATTTCCGGCGCCGAGGTCGGCTGCCAGGGCGAGGTCGGCTCGGCATCGGCTATGGCCGCGGCGGGGCTCGCCAGCGTTCTCGGCGGGACGAACGCGCAGATCGAGAATGCTGCGGAGATCGCGCTGGAGCACCATCTCGGCATGACCTGCGATCCGATCGGCGGGCTGGTTCAGGTGCCGTGCATCGAGCGCAACGGCCTTGGCGCCGTCAAGGCGGTGACGGCGGCCTCGCTCTCCCTGCGCGGCGACGGCACCCATTTCGTCCAGCTCGACGAATGCATCGAGACGATGCGCCAGACAGGCCTCGACATGAACGAGAAATACAAGGAAACGGCGACCGGCGGGCTCGCCTCGAACGTCATCGAGTGCTGA
- a CDS encoding VOC family protein yields the protein MPLNRLILYARDMEETARFYETHFGFQAVRLTGDRIVELVARNGGANIMLHQAARGQRSGQSTVKLVFDVEDVEAFCRHCAENGLEFGPIHKADGYCFANAKDPCQNSISVSSRTFRKPA from the coding sequence GTGCCGCTCAACAGGCTGATTCTCTACGCCAGGGACATGGAGGAAACGGCACGTTTCTACGAAACCCATTTCGGATTCCAAGCGGTCCGCCTCACCGGCGACAGGATCGTGGAACTGGTTGCCCGAAACGGCGGCGCCAACATCATGCTCCACCAGGCCGCCAGGGGGCAGCGCTCCGGCCAGTCGACCGTCAAGCTGGTGTTCGATGTCGAAGACGTCGAAGCCTTCTGCCGCCATTGCGCGGAGAACGGCCTTGAATTCGGCCCGATCCACAAGGCCGACGGCTATTGCTTCGCCAACGCCAAGGATCCCTGCCAGAATTCGATTTCCGTCTCCAGCCGGACCTTTCGCAAGCCCGCGTAA
- a CDS encoding ArsR/SmtB family transcription factor, with product MAVIEMGSMDGFEDRAEDATRMLKLLANEKRLLILCRLAEAGEASVGTLADSVGLSQSALSQHLAKLRQEGLVAYRRDAQTLFYRVDDADAGRILLLLKEIYCPSGMDQPAGVC from the coding sequence ATGGCGGTGATCGAAATGGGGTCGATGGACGGTTTCGAAGACCGGGCCGAAGACGCCACCCGCATGCTCAAGCTGCTGGCCAACGAAAAGCGGCTGCTGATCCTCTGCCGGCTCGCCGAGGCCGGGGAAGCGAGCGTCGGCACGCTGGCCGATTCCGTCGGGCTGTCGCAGTCGGCGCTGTCCCAGCACCTGGCCAAGCTCCGCCAGGAGGGCCTCGTCGCCTATCGCCGCGACGCCCAGACCCTGTTCTACCGGGTCGACGACGCCGATGCCGGCCGCATCCTGCTGCTGTTGAAGGAAATCTACTGCCCGTCGGGCATGGACCAGCCGGCCGGCGTCTGCTGA
- a CDS encoding MBL fold metallo-hydrolase, translating into MPNSDRPVIRAFFDEGTNTISYLVWNPEDTTAVVIDPVLDFNHRSGEATTDSADEVIRAAEDEGLEIAWVLETHVHADHLSGAPYIKAKTGAKIGIGERIREVQKIFRPIFNATDLAADGSSFDRLFADGETFSVGALDIEVIATPGHTPACVSYKIGDALFVGDTLFMPDFGTARADFPGGDARQLFRSIKKLLELPPETRVFMCHDYKAEGRDEYAWESTIAEERRCNVHVRDGVSEDDFVEMRTARDEKLDMPLLLLPSIQVNMRAGALPPAEENGVSYLKIPVKLAS; encoded by the coding sequence ATGCCGAATTCCGATCGTCCTGTAATTCGTGCGTTCTTCGACGAGGGGACAAACACGATTTCCTATCTCGTCTGGAATCCGGAAGACACAACCGCAGTCGTTATCGATCCGGTACTCGACTTCAACCACCGCTCGGGCGAGGCGACGACGGACTCGGCCGACGAGGTCATCAGGGCGGCCGAGGACGAGGGCCTTGAGATCGCCTGGGTGCTGGAGACTCACGTCCATGCCGACCACCTGTCCGGCGCGCCCTACATCAAGGCGAAGACCGGCGCCAAGATCGGCATCGGCGAGCGCATCCGCGAGGTGCAGAAGATTTTTCGGCCGATCTTCAACGCCACGGACCTTGCCGCAGACGGCAGCTCGTTCGACCGGCTGTTCGCGGACGGCGAGACATTCTCCGTCGGCGCGCTCGACATCGAGGTGATCGCGACGCCGGGCCACACGCCGGCCTGCGTCTCCTACAAGATCGGCGACGCGCTGTTTGTCGGCGACACGCTCTTCATGCCGGATTTCGGCACGGCGCGGGCGGATTTTCCGGGCGGCGATGCGCGCCAGCTCTTCCGCTCCATCAAGAAGCTGCTGGAGTTGCCGCCCGAGACCCGGGTCTTCATGTGCCACGACTACAAGGCCGAGGGCCGCGACGAATATGCCTGGGAATCGACGATCGCCGAGGAGCGCCGGTGCAACGTCCATGTCCGCGACGGGGTGAGCGAGGACGATTTCGTCGAGATGCGCACCGCGCGCGACGAAAAACTCGACATGCCGCTGCTGCTGCTGCCGTCGATCCAGGTCAACATGCGCGCGGGGGCGCTGCCGCCGGCCGAAGAGAACGGGGTGTCGTACCTGAAGATCCCGGTGAAGCTGGCGTCGTGA